The genomic interval GAGGACATGAGGGGCGACCGGTCGTGATCTACCTCGACACATCCGCCGCCTTCACGCTGCTGAGCCGTGAACCGGGGGTCGCGGACGTCGAGCAGCTCTTCGCCTCGGGAGAGCTGCTCGTGGCGTCGCGCCTGCTGGAGCTCGAACTGCATGCGACCGTCGACCGCCGCGGCGGGGCTCACGCGGATGTCGATGCGATCGTCGACCGCGTGGAGATCGACGCCGTCGACGACGAGGTGATGGACCATGCGCTGTCGCTGCGGTCAGGTCTGCGGGCCATGGATGCTCTGCATCTGTCGACCGCGCTCCTCTACGGGGACCAGGTGGAGGGGGTCGCGACCTTCGATCGCGAGCTGGCCAGCGCCGCGCAGGGATTCGGACTGGAGATCCTGCCAGCGCGGGCGTGAACCGGAGCCCGGCCCATACATCGGCGAGCCGACGGCTCCTCACTCGCCCCAGGCCCTCACCGCCACCACGTGCGCTGCGGGCGCGCCGTTCGTCTCCTCGACGACCATGCGCAGCGACCTGGTCGTGACGGGACTCCGGAGGGGAAGCACCCGGTGGCGACGGCGGTTGTCGTCGAGTCGCGCGATCTCCTCCCAGGCGCCCTCGCGCAGCACCTCGAGTCGAGCCGCGCGCACCAGGGTGGGCATGATCTCGGCCTCGGTGCGGTGATGGTGGAGGTTGATGAGGTCCTCGTTGACATCGTCGTCCAGCAGCAGATCGACGGATGCGATGGTCTGCGGCTCCTCCCATTCGAGCGTCACCACAGGCTGCGGGTCCTCGGCGAGCGGCGCCGAGACCCACATGTTCGGCCCGCCGTAGGGCCGCGCGAAACCGCCGACGACCCGGCACGGGGCGAAGGCCTCCGTGGGTGCGGTCGACCGGAAGCAGATGCCGGACCCGTGGAGAGTCTCCTTCCACTCGCGCCACTGCGCCGAGTACCTCTCCTCGGGCGGCAGGTCACGGTGCAGCATCGTGACGGTCCCGGGCTCGGCGTGATCGCCGCGGTGCACGCTGAGCGACGGGTTGGCGCGGAGGACGACGAAGGCGTTGCCCGGGGAGCCGGGTGTCCAGTCGAGCTGCGCCCGCACCCAGCTGCGCCCGGGAAGGGCGGGGACGCGCACGCTGCGCCGGCGCTCGTGGGGGAGGTAGTTCTGCGGCTTGCTCGTGCTGTGCACTTCGAGGACCAGCTCGGTCTCCTGCTCGGCGTCGACGAGGATCTCCAGGGCGTCCAGGTCCGGATCGACCGGGAGGACGAGCCCCAGGTCATGGTCCAGTGGGAGTCGGCCCGTGCTCCGTGTCGAGGCGAGCGTCTGCTTGCTCGAGCTGGCGGAGGCACGGGCCCGCAGGGCGAGGTTCGACGGGTCCTCGTCCCGGACGCCGAGGACCGACGCGTCGGCGCGCACGAGGGCCCTCCGCAGCTCGGTGAGGTGGTCGGCGGCCAGATCGCGGGGAGCGACGCCGAGACGTCCGGCGAGGGCGGAGGCGATCCCCGCCGCCTCCCCGAGGATGGCGCACGTGGCCATCACGCGGGTCGTGCCGAAGGCGACGTGGCTCGCGCTGATGTCGCGCCCGGCCATCCACAGGTTCGTGACGTTGCGGGAGAACAGCGAGCGCAGGGGGATGTGGTAGTTCCCGTCGGGGTGCCAATGGCGTGAGCCGCGTTCACTGGCGTAGACGCCGCCCACGGGATGCAGGTCGATCGACCAGCCGCCGAAGGCCACGCGATCCTCGAACTCGGTCTGGCCCAGCACGTCGTGCTGGGTGAGCACGTGGTCGCCGACGAACCGCCGGTACTCGCGCTTGCCCGGCACCGCGCCGATCCACTCGAGGGAGAGGTTCTCGGCATCGAAGCGGCCGGAGTTCTTGATGTGGTCCCAGATCCCGTAGCAGACGGCCTGGAGCTCGTCGCGGATCCGCTCGTTGTCGCGCACGATATCGAGGTCGCCGCCCCATTCGATCCACCAGTACGCGCAGCCGTTCATGTCCTGGCGGATGACGCGGTTCTCGGGGATCGAGGTCTTCTCGATGTCGATCGCGAAGGAGGGGGCGACGAATCTCTGCGGGTGGCCGACGTCCTTCGTGTAGAAGAGGATCGTCGAGCCGAGCATGTCGTCCTCGGGATGCTCCGGTGCCCAGGACTCGCCGTAGGTCTCGCGGTCCTCGCTGCCGCGCATGGATTCGGCCCCTGCGAGGTGTCCGACGAGCCCGTCGCCGCTGCAGTCGATGAACGCGGGCGCGGCGAAGCGGATCCGCCGCTCGGACCCGCTCATCCAGCCGGTGACCGAAAGGACCGTGCGGTGGCCGGCCGGGCCGTCGGCCTCGACCTCTGTGACATCGGTGTTCAGGAAGAGGGAGATGTTCGGCTCTGCGCGCACCGTCTCGAGCAGCAGCAGGTCCCAGTAGTAGGGGTTGCCGTCGGGATTGCGGTACTGGTTCTCCACGAACAGCTCGCCCATGATGCCGGTCTCGCGCGCGAACATGTGGACGCCGTGGGCGGTCGCGCCGCACACCCAGACCCGGACCTCGCTCGAGGAGTTCCCGCCCAGCACGGGCCGGTTCTGCACGAGGGTGACGCGGCTGCCCTGCCGGGCGGCGCCGACCGCGGCGCAGATGCCTGCGAGGCCTCCGCCCACGACGACGATGTCCGCCGTGATGCTCTCGGTGGGGACCGCGGGAATCTCGGGGATCTCGGGGATCTCGGGGACCGTGGAGATCTCGGGACGGGCCGCGGGCGTGCCGGTGCTGTCGCCGCTCATGGTCGTGTCCGTGCTCATCGGGCTGTCATCCTCTCGGAGGTGCGGGGGCCGTGGGAGTCCTGGGGAACTGGGGATCGTCAGGGTCGGCGAAGGTGCCGTCGTCGATGAAGCGCATGCTCGGGTCCGACGAGCGGCTCTGCGCGACGAGCACCCACAGCAGGCTGGTGGCGAGGATGTCGCTCGCACGCCCTGCGTAGTACTGGGTCCACACGGAGCCGTTGCGGATTCCGGTGTACAGAGGGATGTCCGAGACCGCGGCGAAGGGCGAGTCGGGATCTCCGTGCAGGGCGATCGTGCAGGCGCCGGCGGTCTTCGCCCGTTGCAGGAAGTCGACGGTCGCCCCGTCTGTGCCCGAACGGCCCAGGACGATCACCGCGTCGCGGTCGGTGAGCGTGTTGGCGACGGCCCGCAGGGTGTTGCCGCCCGCCTCGTGGAACCAGGCCGCGATGCCGATGCGCAGCAGCCGCATCTGCAGCTCCCGCAGGGCGATCGCATCGCCCCACTCCCCATGGAGGTGCACGTGCTCGGCGTGGGCGACCGTCGTGGCGGCGCGTCGGAAGGGACGCACGTCGATCGTGTCGGCGGCGTCGCGCAGGGAACGCGCGGCGGTGCCGGCGAGGATGGCCAGGACGTCGTCGGGGGAGTCGGACGGGCTGATCGCCGAGCCGATGTCGCGCTCCCAGCCGGACTGCGTCGTCCTCCCGTTGTCCAGGGCGATCGCGGAGCGGAAGGCGGGGAACCCCGAATAACCGAGCCGCGTCGCCAGACGCGAGACGGTCGCGGCGGACGCCTTCGACCGCGCGGCGATCTGTGTGATCGAGTCGCCGCCCGCGCGCAGAGGATCCTCCAGGATCACGTCTGCGATGCGGCGGGCGGTCGGGTTCAGCTGGTCGGCGATGTTCCGCAGTCGCTGGAGGGCTGAGGCGGAGGGGTTCGGGTCATCGGGTGAGGACGTCGTCTCGGTGTTCACGGGTGCTCGTTCGTCGTAGGGGGAGGGCGGATCGTCTCGAGGGCGGCAGGACGGTGAGGCCACCGCTCGAGGCGTGCTCATTTCAGGGCGCTCTCGGTCATCGCGCGGATGAAGCGGCGCTGGAAGATCAGGAAGACCAGGAGGATCGGGATGATCGAGATGACGGCGGCTGCCATCGAGAGCCCGGGCGCCATCGCGCCCGTCTCGTCGACGAAGTTCGTGAGCCCCAGGGGGAGGGTGAAGCGCGCGGGATCGGAGATGAACACCAGCGGGGTCTCGTAGTCGTTCCACGACCAGACGAAGGTGAGGATCGCGAGCGCGCTGATCATGGGAATCGCGTTGGGGAGGTAGATCCGGAAGAAGATCTGGAACTCGCCCGCACCGTCCAGGCGCGCGGCCTCGGCGAACTCGTCGGGCTGGGAGATGAAGTACTGGCGCATGAGGAACGTGCCCAGCACCGTGAACATGCCCGGCAGGATCAGCGCCCACAGGGTGTCGTAGAGCCCGAGCTGCTGGAAGTAGACGAAGCGCGGCACCAGCAGCAGCTGCGCGGGGATCAGGGAGGTCGCGAGATAGGCGATGAAGACCCTGGTGCGGCCGGGGAAGCGCAGCTTG from Brachybacterium kimchii carries:
- a CDS encoding type II toxin-antitoxin system VapC family toxin, encoding MIYLDTSAAFTLLSREPGVADVEQLFASGELLVASRLLELELHATVDRRGGAHADVDAIVDRVEIDAVDDEVMDHALSLRSGLRAMDALHLSTALLYGDQVEGVATFDRELASAAQGFGLEILPARA
- a CDS encoding MurR/RpiR family transcriptional regulator codes for the protein MNTETTSSPDDPNPSASALQRLRNIADQLNPTARRIADVILEDPLRAGGDSITQIAARSKASAATVSRLATRLGYSGFPAFRSAIALDNGRTTQSGWERDIGSAISPSDSPDDVLAILAGTAARSLRDAADTIDVRPFRRAATTVAHAEHVHLHGEWGDAIALRELQMRLLRIGIAAWFHEAGGNTLRAVANTLTDRDAVIVLGRSGTDGATVDFLQRAKTAGACTIALHGDPDSPFAAVSDIPLYTGIRNGSVWTQYYAGRASDILATSLLWVLVAQSRSSDPSMRFIDDGTFADPDDPQFPRTPTAPAPPRG
- a CDS encoding FAD-dependent oxidoreductase — translated: MSTDTTMSGDSTGTPAARPEISTVPEIPEIPEIPAVPTESITADIVVVGGGLAGICAAVGAARQGSRVTLVQNRPVLGGNSSSEVRVWVCGATAHGVHMFARETGIMGELFVENQYRNPDGNPYYWDLLLLETVRAEPNISLFLNTDVTEVEADGPAGHRTVLSVTGWMSGSERRIRFAAPAFIDCSGDGLVGHLAGAESMRGSEDRETYGESWAPEHPEDDMLGSTILFYTKDVGHPQRFVAPSFAIDIEKTSIPENRVIRQDMNGCAYWWIEWGGDLDIVRDNERIRDELQAVCYGIWDHIKNSGRFDAENLSLEWIGAVPGKREYRRFVGDHVLTQHDVLGQTEFEDRVAFGGWSIDLHPVGGVYASERGSRHWHPDGNYHIPLRSLFSRNVTNLWMAGRDISASHVAFGTTRVMATCAILGEAAGIASALAGRLGVAPRDLAADHLTELRRALVRADASVLGVRDEDPSNLALRARASASSSKQTLASTRSTGRLPLDHDLGLVLPVDPDLDALEILVDAEQETELVLEVHSTSKPQNYLPHERRRSVRVPALPGRSWVRAQLDWTPGSPGNAFVVLRANPSLSVHRGDHAEPGTVTMLHRDLPPEERYSAQWREWKETLHGSGICFRSTAPTEAFAPCRVVGGFARPYGGPNMWVSAPLAEDPQPVVTLEWEEPQTIASVDLLLDDDVNEDLINLHHHRTEAEIMPTLVRAARLEVLREGAWEEIARLDDNRRRHRVLPLRSPVTTRSLRMVVEETNGAPAAHVVAVRAWGE
- a CDS encoding carbohydrate ABC transporter permease encodes the protein MTDTARSPGAASADPTPPQATFEARRAQHRRRRRIRRLAWGIPLWILALLFLLPFAWMISTSLKPDSEAFLIPMQWIPDQPRWENYREVLLGEASILPAFMNSVVVAVLRVLGELATATLAGYSFAKLRFPGRTRVFIAYLATSLIPAQLLLVPRFVYFQQLGLYDTLWALILPGMFTVLGTFLMRQYFISQPDEFAEAARLDGAGEFQIFFRIYLPNAIPMISALAILTFVWSWNDYETPLVFISDPARFTLPLGLTNFVDETGAMAPGLSMAAAVISIIPILLVFLIFQRRFIRAMTESALK